GTTGATAAATCATCgataaattattaacaaaattgagTAGTGGATAATTTTTatagttattttttaaattttttgtaatgAATTTATTATTGATAATTGTAGTGATGAAAAAAATGTTTATTACTAGGTGTGATGGTGGTATggttaaaaatattaatcaaagaGTGAAAAAGCATatgtttatgaaaattacttttttattattttttttattttaagcaaAAATTAGAGAAATGTAAATAACAATTTTTAAAAAGCAAGAGGCAAACGGTGCCTTAATTATAACTATATTTTGCTTTGATCATTACCCTCCTCTATTCTATACATCTTGAACTTAGTGGaataaattaattcatatatatgaATTATTAAGTATGCttcatattattaaaaaatataatatatatatatatatataagaaatttaaatatatagGAAGTGAATTTTTCatgaatataaatttaaaaaatatattattttttgatgCAATGTATAATATAAAGTGATAGAAATTTATCATCTAATCTAATTTAAAATAAACTAGTTAAGAAAACTCTAATTAAAATAGTAATATACTATAATTGAAAAATTCACTAAAATATTTTAGTTcggtttaattttattaatattttttttataaatttcaaaattttctatatGCTATTACTTTTAttgaaaaaactaaaaaaaaataaattattcaatttttctttttttcaattttatgggattttatataatttacaaaatttatagtagacccaaaaaataaaaatacaaaaattaaaataacccaataataaaataaatcctGATAAATTGaaccaaataaaaaattttttgctcgatattattattattattattattgaaaccAACCAATCAATTACACACTCCAATTCTAAATGACATTATTAGTAGTGAAGATACACATAAACTAATATATTAGGTTATCTTTCAAAAATGATTTGGAAGTTATCATACTTATTAATGATATTTCAAAAATCAACATgccatatattaaaaaattaaatttaatataatttaaaaaaatatattaatccatttattttaaaatttaaaattaaataatatatgtttttatatattttattaaatacaaaattatattatttgctattaaaaattataaaatattatatcattacattcttataaaaaatattaacagaaataattaagaattatttaacaaatgaaaattgatttttaataggaatataattatttgagattttaatacaaatttaacttgcatttaacataattaataaaaaattttatcattaacaaaattataataaaattttaaaaatataaaatataaaaaaataaatattaaattatacaattaaaataaaataataaataatttgcacGACACACAGATAAAAGACCAATTATATATCTTATAGGTAAATTATAAATTGTATCTCAATATGCTAAAAACCATAAATCAGTTTTCTTATTTTTAGTTTGAAAAGGTTACTTATTTTTCTaagtcattatatatatatatatatatatatatatatatatatatatatatatatatatatataatgaattgaaCATTTCTTGAGCCAAAGGAGACGCTAATGCTTGAATAGGCATGTATGTTAGGTTGATAGATTTTAGTTTAGAAAGAACAACTTGGAGCTATTTAAGGAGTTTTAAGCCTCTAGTAGGGACCATGTGAGGGTCCTAATCTTGAACATAATTTTCTTTCATTTGGATCATGTCCTCATGCTTGCCTAATCTGTCACTATTAGGTCATTGTCACCCTCTATTAATTGATGGGCTAAATTGGGAGGTTTGCCTTACAAGTAATATTTCAaaaatatgttaaaaaaaaaaagggtcatCATAATACAAGTCTAACCCAATTATCAATATAtttggagagagagagatgagtgtGATTCAGAAAATTGAATGCAAaaattctttttctttcttttactgTAGTTTGGtacaatttctttttcttttttttaacctCTTGTTGCCTTCCAAGACATTATCATGTCAATATTTTCAGGCTCTCATTGAGTGTAAGATGACAATgactagataaaaaaaaaaaaaaaaaaaaaaaaaagttggaacAGTCTTCTTGCTTCCTggcatgaaatgcaacatcccAACTCAtcttttcaatttcttccttgtCTTTTGGGTCAATACTCCTAAATTTTGGTACAACttgatcataattcaaaaataaatatatattcaattctaGGGAAACTGAATTAAGCTTGCCCATCTAGCCTGACATAATTTAATGGTTGCTCTTGTAAATCAAGATTTAAGTTCTCACTattctaatttaaaaaataaaataaaaaataaggctTACCCATTTAGCTTAACCTAGCAATTAGGCAAGTTAAGCATATGTGAAAGCAAGTGAGCATATTTAGAATAGTGAGGGAAAGCTATGGCAGTGTGGTCCTGTGGGACTTCACAAGCAAACAAGAACTCTTTTGAAAGGCTTTAATTTAGTGGCACAGTTGAAACCATACAAGGAAACCCAATTGGCATTGGAATGGCATCAATCAATCACAGGCCTAAACAGTAACCAATACATAATTATAGAGAGACAAGTGATTCTTGGCTGCACATACACATGGAGgacttttttaaaaaaagagGAATATATTTGCAGCCAGACATCACAGAAAATGATGCTTCCTTGCCAATCTGAGCTTTCTTGATAGAAAGCCATCAGCTAGGGATCTGGGTATATAATTTGTTTTTTtgggtaattattattatttttgataaATAAATGGATTCGCTAGGAAATGACCATTTGTATAGATATATCTTTTTCTATATATTAATTATCACCAAACATAATTATGGTGCGTCTTAGTGTGGCCTtacttaaattaatcagattgatTTGAATCATCAAAGGTCCAGATGGAAAGCATTTGAGAATGAAAGTCCAAGAGAAGGAATAGTTCATGAAATTGATTTCGCTTCTGCTATGGATCCATGTGTTGATTAAGAATATTATTATTGAAAGGGACATGGCCAAGTTGGATTTTGATCATTCAAGgggctaaaaaattaaaaaaaaatctccaatGAAAATTCCCCACTTAGTAGTGGTATTGATatcagaaaagaaaagaagaacttCTCCTTTTTAGCTTGGAAATAGATTTCTCTAATTGCATTATTAAATAGATCCTTAGATTGGCAAAAAGTCTACATTCCAATTTGATTTTCTTTTATTGGTGAGCtaataattttaagaaaaataataaagcAAAAATCAACCAGGAAGAATCATGATTTAGATTAAATGGTTGAGAGGGGATGGGGATGATGATAATGGGGTTGATAAAAATACAAAAGCTTCTTAGAAAAAGAAAGGTGATGTTGAGATGAGTAGAGCCATAGAAATAGAAAACAAATCACAGCCTTGTTTCAAGGAGAAATAATCTTGGAAAAAATTGATATCCACCAAGAAAGGTTGTTGTGGGTTGGGAAGTACATAAGAATAAAGGCAAGAaagaaacaaattaaaaaaaaaaaaaaaaagagcactaACCCTTGAAGAAAGAAACCTATACAAAACTCAATGGTGCTGAGGCAAAATTTAGAGAGATGGAATTTCTTTGTCATAATGGTGTGTGTGCCTTTAGCACTTATTTATGATTctccctcttttaatttttttataatggaGGCACTAGTAATGCAAACTTGTCTCGACTAATTGTCATGATTTTAATAGTAATTCAGTTCTATCTTTGGTCCGTGTGCTTATATTCTTTactttaaaagaaaaacttgactaatttgactttgattcaaaGATAAATAATGCACTGGGGCATGTTTGGTTGCCCTATAATTACGAACCAACTTCAATTAGGCAAATTGGTGATGAATTGTTATAACCGTGTAGGCCATTTTCCTGGGTTTATTTGTGGGTTCCACTGCAATTTTTTTCAATTCAAAAGCAGGAGTTGAGCCATCAAATTCTGTGGAAGGCAAACCCACATGCTTCCAATTCAATGGAAAGCATTCAAACAAACCGTAAATTATGACTTGTAAGAAAGCAATTTTTTTAAGAGGAAGCTTACAGAAAGATTAGGTATATGATATCAATTGAAAATCACATTCCAAATTGAGACTCCTCACAAGGCAGGGAATATTAGAGAGAATCAATCTTAATACATCCAGCAAACAAGTTTCTTTATTGTTACTTGCACCTATTTGGTTAGCCCAAAGAGGCTTCTTTCTCTTGCaggcttttaaattattttaaagcaAATTTCCCTGAGCTCCCTTTGAAGGCCCAAACTTTAGAAAAGTTCAACTCCTAATAGAGCCTTTAAGGGTGTCGACTGCGACCATTGAATAATGAAATTGTTCTAATGCTGATGATTCTTTCAGTTCTACAACAAAATCAGATATTACAAAATATTCAGCAACCAATCCAGGTTGGCTCAATTTCAGAATGTGTGGCAGCtacaaaacaaattcaatttgattATTCCATATCTTTTTCCTGATAAGAAACCAGCTAGGAAACATGTAACAAATATTGAGATTGATCAATTTTACAACAAAATAGAAACAAACTATGCCATAGCCTTTTCACATTGAACTGAGCAATAACACAGTTTAAGGATGAAGAAATTGGGGACAATTTTCAAATTAAGCATTCTACAATGGGTTGATTGCATCGAAGGATGAAAGTAATGAGGTTGGATCACAGTATTCTAGCACAAACTCAAAATATTCTAGTTAAACTTGATCTAAACTCACATTATCTATGGGATATCCAATCACATATCATAAATTTGCTATTTTTTGTAGGGAAGAGAAATGTGCACTAACGCTGTTGAGAGATTCCTGATCAATTTCCACCGTTCTAAACAATTTTTGCGAAAGATAATCCAATTCTTTTGTAGGTGACAAGTTATTAATGGCACTCCCTTCAATGGATACCTCCACATCTCTGGTTTCTGTTTGACCATGGTGACTGTACAGCTGGGCTTTCATGTCCAGGCAAGATGTTAGATCCTCTTCATTTCGGGCTTTGTTCAATTTCTCAATAAGATCATTTAAAGCTGAAGCCCTGTCAGCCCGCAAACTTTTTGCCTTTTCTGACCTTTTATCAAGCTCATCATCACCATTCAGGTTAACACCATCATTAAACTCCCGTTTCTGAAGCTTCTTTAAACCCGCATCAACAATTTCTTGTATCCTTTTTCGAACATTCTCACTTTTTGTAGGACTCGACCTAAGCTTCAACTTCTGCCCTGCCATCAACTTTTTTGTGTCAACTTCTGCAGAAGCATCGTTGGGATTCGATGAAAGGGAAGTGTCCTCTGTGGATCCTTTTTCGGAGCTCTCTAAAATAGACTTCACAGAAAATACCTCCTCCAATAAGTTAATATTCTGCATGTACCGGCCAAAAGCTTCATTTTCGACTTCAATGTTTCTTTCCCTGTATTCCTTTAGCTTGGAAAACCTCCATTCATTTATAGCTGCAGCTTCCTGCAATAGGCACCAAGATCAGGAAAATTAATCTCACATGAAAACATGACAAAATAAGGCATGGCAATTATCAAGTCATTATAGTGCACCTTTCTGGTTAATGGCTTCCTTGATCGGGAAGCATGCAAATTGTTGAATTGAGAAAAATTGTTAGAAAGTTGTCGAAGTGATGCAACCCTTAGTGAACTcctggaaagaaaaaaaaataaaatatataaataaaaattataattaaggaTTAAACCTTAATTTACTAATGTGCTTCTGACAGGCTGTTTGAAAGCTCCATAAAGCAAAAGACCCAGGTAGCCAAAAGTAACGTATGACATAAAAATTGCAGCAAGATCCCTTTTCTGTTGCTAAGTCACAACTAGAGACACCTAATCTGCTCAAGTACAGTGAAATCTTATAGCAAGAGGGGAAACGGAAAAAGAAGGCCATCACAGCTAGAAATACCCATTAAAGTTTATTAACAGAGACAAAACCAGATGCATATAAGTGCACTAGCATGACTGACACTTGTAACTTACGATGCAGGAGACGCTTCAGTTGACTGATGATCAAAAAGAGTACTGCTTGAAGCTGGTGCCTTCTCTGGAAAAGTCGCATTTGCTTTCAAAACTGTATTTACAAAATAGAAGACAGCACCAAAAAATGGGGTGGGGGGAGGAGTTAGAAATGTAACTACATTGTAATTTTAATATCAAAGACGTTATACTTTCAATGTAAAGAATAATAATCTGACAGGGTATTACCAAATGCAATTTTATCCTTCAAGAGAAAAAGGTAGATACTTCTTCCTAACAATAGATTAACTTTGATTACCCCACATACTATTAGCAGAATAGAGTCTAAATTTACAATGATTCATCATTGATGGTAAACTTTCAGACATCACTTGCTTACCAATAAAGCAACCAATTAGCACCCAAATTGTAGTACCTTGTACAAGCATAGAAGATTATTTATGTCAGAACTGCACCATTAATGTTATATTCTTGGTGCCTAGTTTTGGGAACACGGAGCTTCAAATATGTGATGCCCATATTGAAATGACTATTGCCTTGTTTCAATGCAGTTCAGAGCCATATGACTCTTCAACATAAATCATCAATAGAGAAAACCCTATCATCAGCAAGGACTTGCTGAAATTCCTTTGCAGAATTTTATTTAGGCACTATTCTTCTTTCAAGGGAATTCAGACCACAGATTTTGAATCTTGAGAATATATCAAATTTGTGTGTTCTTTTGGTCCAATAGCTTAGAACTTCTAATTCTCAAGAAATTCAATATTTTACAAGACAACCATCcacaagtcccaagttatagctgggGCTTGTGTATCAAAATGTTCACTATTACTACAGTTGTTGCCCCTATTGTCGCTTTTTATGAATAGAATATCTATCACCATCATGGTTTTAAAGTCGCAGGTAACGGTAATGGCCTGACGCTatgcaaatttttttgaaaaatttgcaaAGTTCATAAAATGAATAGATATTgatagaaataaataaaattaagatatGCAACTATATACTAAGCATTTATATGTCAAATAAAGACGTTATAATCTATAAAGGGCTGCCACTGTTGTCTTTTGTTTCCAAGTAAAAGAAAATGAGTTATGAAGGTGAAGACTAGAAAATGGAGCATTATTTGAAAGTAAAAAAGTGAGTTTGGACTGAATTATTACTTTCAATTATTCTCTGCCATTTTGGACTGAAATTAGGTGGTTTTTGGACTATTTTGGACTGCTAAAATTATGTGATTTCTGCCCCCCACCAGCCCACAAATTATGTCACATTGATAACTGGTAACAGCTGTTACCGTTATTTAACGGTCGTTATTCTGCAAATCAAAATAAACCCGTAAATAACAGCCTAACGGGTAATGGGCTCCTCTAAAACCAGTAAATAACGGCTGTTACGTTTCGTAACGGCCGTTATTTGATTCCATGATCACCATCACTACTTTTTATATTATCAAGATATGATCTTTTTCATCATTAATTATGCCACCATTAATATCCATACTCCATAGGCACTACCTTCATCACCATTACCAGAAATAGTATCACTGCCACTAGCATTATCGCTATTGTTAACAGCAATAACTTCACAACCATGCAATGACCAGCAGCACTCCACCACCATTATCATAGTTATTAAAGGTACAAGGCACAAAGGGGTCCTAGGGCCTCGGAGCAAAGCGCAAGGCACAAGAGCACGCTTGAATGAGGTAAGgctcaaaaaaataaattttaataaaaaaattacaattcAAATCAAACAATCATAGATATAGCTCTTTTTAATCAAACTTATAACCAAAATATAAAGCATAAATAAGCAtagaaaaatacataaaatgaataTATTATTCACCATTAATAATATTTTTCTCTCTACAAGAACACTATAAGAACTTGTTAGCAAataaaataaactcaaattttggacATTCAAAAACAAACCTCAGATTTTTGATATCCATAAGCAAACTCAAATAAAACTGTTAGTGTTGTTAGAGAAAGGGAGGAGAAGCAATTTTAGATAACCTAGAAACAGATGACCTAAATAACATGTTAATGATTCAATTTTTTTGAAACAGCaggcaaataatcaagaattagagAACAGCGTGTTAGTGTTTTTCTTTAAAAAAGAAAGAACAAAGAAGCAATCTCAAAAAATCTTGAAATAAGGGACCCACATAGCATTGTTGgtggtgttaaaaaaaaaaaaaaaaaaagggaagacaATTTCAAATAAACTAGAAAGAGGAGTCCAACAAGCAGTAAAGATGAGAGAAAGAGAATGGGAGAAGATAGAAAATAAAGTATGaggagagattagaggagcatgAGTGTTGAAATGGAAATGGAAATATGGGCAGTGTGTGACTTTTTATCACCAGCAACCCTAATTCTGATGACTTCCAATTGCGTCAACACCAGATTTTAGAAGATCAAGAAATTTCAAGTCTACTGGTAGTGTCTTTTGCCAATAGAAGTGCCTGCCAGAGGTGGAAATAAATAAGGCAAGCCTTTCTAAAGCCTTGTGCTTGGAACAAGGAGCACACCTAGCCTGTTAAAGGTCGCTTGCCTTTCTCTTGTAAAGGAGTGCCTAAAGCATGCCTTTAATAACACTGATTATCATCATAAAATACCATTTTCACTGATCACTTTGCTTCTCATTGCCAGCATCATTGCCATCATAATTGGCATATCAGTTATTACTATCGTTTTTATCATTACCTATGCCAGTATTTTGCATGTATTTTACACGCCTATGCAACTATCAAGACCATTACCTAACTTATGATACAAGTATACAACAGTCAACGCATTCAAATTTCTTGGAAGATAAGAATAACCAACTTAGATTTCTGTGCCTTGTTCTCAGATTTCACAAATCCTAAGACTGAACAATTCTTAATAAAACTTTTAAGGGACAAAAAGGGCGTTGGGAAATAATTGCTATTTACGAAATTCAGTTGCTTATGAAGTTTAGGCAAGTCACAAGTCCATGTCAACTTTATGCACTATATTAGGTGTTTATTGAACTATTTACAACTCAGGAATCCTATTCTTATTTAGAATAGAGAAAAATTTAGTTAGCAAATTGGCATCAATATTCATTACACCAACTTTCATTAGAAACCAGTGTCCCCTAAGCATTGACAACCAACTTCTATCCCCCTTGCTCTTTTATCAACTTTCATACATAGACCTTCAACCACCAATTTGACAGCTCAAAGAAAGCCTACCATTAGCCATTATTAGATCcatcaaaaataataataaaataaactttTCCTTCCAAGCTCCCCAGACCAAGAAACCAACCCATACATAAACTTGATAAATGTAATCCACTACACAAATATCCCGAAAATTTTGATGCAATAGAATCTAGAAGTCTTTCAACCTTACAGCCACTACTTTTAAACAATGATAGATATTTTGGGTAAATTTCACTCATTGTCTCTCAGCTTAAGTGGTTATTTCATGACCGTCCCTCAACTTCAATTGCTTTCTTAAAAATCTCTCAACTTCAATTTGAGTCACTATGACCAGATATTACAGTTTTTCAGGTTAACCCTGCTGAATTAGAATCATTTTGCCAAAAAAAAGGGAAATTACCTTACCACTGATGTGGAACCAATAGACATTAAGGAGATTTGGGGAAGGTCAATAGCTAGAAACTGTTTAGATATGGTTGGGTTTCAAATCGAGTTGTTTCTGACCCAATAAGACCTGGCAATCCATCAAGCAGTCCGTCAAGTTTTAACAGACTTGCCTGAGGCTGAGAAGAGGATTGGTGGCAGCAGCGCTACTCCGGAAGGCCCGTGGTGATGGCTTGGTGAAGGATAGTGTTGGCAATGCTTGGCGAAGGTTTTTTTGGGGCTCTTTTTTCAAAACAGCAAAGGGAAAtttccgaaaaaaaaaaaaagtgggaaATTTGCTCTAATTCCAAAATGATGTAGAACCAAGAAAAACCAAAGGAAAACTAATTTTCAAGAGAAATAAATTCTCAAGAATTAACAAAGAAAAACTAATTctcaaataaatattattttattggcAATAATAATCATAACAAAAGCAACTAAATAATACAAATCAAGACCTATGTATAGTGTTTTTGCAATCCTAATCATCACATTAGGATTtagaaaccctaattcaaatctaATTAGAAATTctaaattaaacaataataataatgataataataaattcCTAAATATTAGAACTGTTAAATTTCCTAATTCTACAATAACTATAATTCCACTGCATCAACTACCCTTCCCACCCACTCACGATacatctcttttctctctcttctctgcCTTCCCCTTCTCTCCCTATTTTCCCCTTCAACCCCCTTTTTCCCCATCGCCACCTAGCCCCACCAACGTCAATGCCACCTCCCCAGCCTATAGTGACCCTCCCCTGAACCCAGTAACAAGCAGTGGTGTTGATTTGGAGTAGAAAACCATCCGATCGCGAAGAGGAGAATTGCGACCCACAAAGAAGACCCCAAGAATTGCAATCAGCAGTCGTAACTTCAGACAGACACAGCACCAACTCCCCACCCCCTATCAACCTTCTCTTGACCTCAACGATGAGTGGTGGCTTTGATTTGGGGCAAGAAATCTTCAAGTCGTTAAGAGGAGAAACACAGCCCGCGAAAAATAACGGGCCAGGTGCCAGTGTTCCCAACATCAGACGAACACAACGCCACCACCAATCAACTCCTTTCCTCTTGGGCATGTTGACCAATCCTAGCCTCCACCATCGCCAGAAACACAAGAATTGAAGAGAGAAGATTTTAGGGCCAGGAGAAGAGCaaagaagaggaaaaaaaaaaagagtgtgCACAGCCTGAAACCTATGATATCACATCACAAGGATTTTAGTGTTATTCAAATTGAAATTAGGGATTTTTAAGAATGAAATTGAGAGGTGGTAATGAAGCGATCACCTAAGTTGAGTGACGATGAGTGAAATTAACTCTAGATATGCCTCCTGCTTATACACAGGTATAGGATTTATTTGTGATAACAATTATGGTTTCTCTGGGTAAAATTACACCCTATGATGCCTTGACCAAAGGAAAATAAGAACAACTTTAGAGATTCCTTGGGCAAAGATGAACAAATCAGCCCACTTTAAAGAAATTTTCAGCTACTTGTGCACAAAGAATCCAAAGTCCTGAAGCAACCCAAGAAACAACCACAAAGAAGACCACAAATCAATGAGAAATTATTCAGTGCGCCCAAAGCACATACACCCTCTCACATATATATGGGACCCACTATCCATATTTTTAGTATACCTGGAGTATTTTATAATTTCCCAAATCAATTGATGTTGCACCTCTCTTTGCACAAAATTGACAGAACCCTCCCCCCCAATCATTGATCTTCTTTGGACTCAAATCAGAGTCTAAAACTTCATAACAAAttcaattttcaaataaaaaatatgcAACAAAAGAAATAATTCTTCAACAGTATACAGCCTTCATATTAGCATACCGTGAATATGGCATGGATTTTGAGCTTTTGAGCAGCAACTTTTGCATGACTGGTAGGGACACCTGCAGAAGTAGTTCAATTGATGAAAAGTGCCAACAAAAGGAAATACTTCAAAATGTTTTAATACATATGCACAATAGTCTAAGATTAAAATTTACACATCAGGATGAAGACATGTAGCATGACTTCATACTTCCAGCAACATCTACAGCATCTACTACAACCTCATACCAATTTGTTAAAAGTATGCAGTATCATTAGTACTTACATAGGTTCATCTATCAaccactgtatgtaacaaaaaaATATCATGCATGAAAATCACCAGTTCAATCTAATACAAATGTTAAATTGACTCAATGTGGCTGTCAGTTTCAGCTGGCCATTGGATTGCAAACCAGCTTTGGCTAAGTAAAAGCAAGATGAACACAAGCCTGTCCAATTGAATGGCAAAATGTATAGGCAAGCCTTGGACAGCTCAAAAGTCAGGATACAGGCATGATAAAATAACTAGTAGTTTCAATCTTAAAATTAGTGAAGGCTAGAGAGGAGTGTTATTTTCCACACCACTTACCATTCAAAGCAGAAAGTGACCATCAAAGCGTTAATTTAGTGATTTATCTAAAGATTTAATAAATAAATCCTGTTTATACTCCACACAACAAACTATTGTTATCAACAACTACAAAGCAGAGTTATTTTCAAGCCAAACCATTCAAAGCACATAatgaaattcaaaaaattaacTTGGTAATATCAAAAGATATCAGGGTAATCACAAATCTGCACTGAACCCTACAAGGTTTTCCAAACATTAAATTTCAAACCCAACATTATGCAATTGTCAACATTCCCACAAACAACTAAACCTTGACATGTTTGTATGAAAGAAGAAGGACATCTCTAACTTAAAGAAAAAATGGTAGGGGAGGAACCATTATAACCTTAAACGATATGACAAGTTGACAACCAAACCAAGGCAAATGCTCATGACCAGGTCATTTCGTTAATACTGTTGGCCTATTTATCGTCTTAGACTTAATTTGGATGGAGGGATAAGAGAGGACAGGAAAGGAAAAGGAATGGGATTATCCCTTATTTGGAAGTTTAATGAGTTTAAAAAGTAAAGGATAACGAGGGAGTAGTTATCCCCTCGAAACACCATTTTGCTTTCTTTTCAAATTTGAGGGAATAAGAGCCATCCCTCCCTTTTAACTAACAACATTTTTTAATTAGACTATTCTACCCTTAATAACTAAATCCTCTCTAACATCCATAAACAAAATAAATGTTTAtcttctcatttattttctttcctattCTATAGATTAAATTCCATTttttcatttctattccttctaaAACTCCCAAACATAGGTTAGTACTTTTTGCAggagatatatatatatcaccT
The Hevea brasiliensis isolate MT/VB/25A 57/8 chromosome 15, ASM3005281v1, whole genome shotgun sequence genome window above contains:
- the LOC110650343 gene encoding uncharacterized protein LOC110650343 → MAAPSPALTSNSSDAVHTAATATATTTTAAAIVPSHRTDGPPKTLRGLNKPKCIQCGNVARSRCPYQSCKSCCSKAQNPCHIHVLKANATFPEKAPASSSTLFDHQSTEASPASSSLRVASLRQLSNNFSQFNNLHASRSRKPLTRKEAAAINEWRFSKLKEYRERNIEVENEAFGRYMQNINLLEEVFSVKSILESSEKGSTEDTSLSSNPNDASAEVDTKKLMAGQKLKLRSSPTKSENVRKRIQEIVDAGLKKLQKREFNDGVNLNGDDELDKRSEKAKSLRADRASALNDLIEKLNKARNEEDLTSCLDMKAQLYSHHGQTETRDVEVSIEGSAINNLSPTKELDYLSQKLFRTVEIDQESLNSVSAHFSSLQKIANL